The Kwoniella dendrophila CBS 6074 chromosome 3, complete sequence genome contains a region encoding:
- a CDS encoding vacuolar-sorting protein SNF7 has translation MSGWMSWFAGKKDTREGARDAIVGLRQQLLMLEKKEEHLSKKVEEEMKKAKANATSNKRLAMAALRQKKAFENELVRIEGTRLTLETQVNAIESANLNAETMVAMKKGADALKGIHSNLTAEGVDATMDKIRDQMELTNEISDAISNPVNMGIVLDEDDLQEELEALEQEQLDDRLAGADRVPSHIPTSPVGQTAGRVQSQAQTEDEDDEEAQLRQLQAELAM, from the exons ATGTCAGGTTGGATGTCATGGTTTGcaggaaagaaagatactAGAGAAGGAGCAAGGGATGCTATAGTAGGACTGAGACAACAATTGTTGATGCTTGAGAAAAAGGAGGAACATTTGAGCAagaaagtagaagaagagatgaagaaagctaaagctaatgcTACATCAAATAAACGAT TGGCTATGGCTGCTTTAAGACAAAAGAAAGCTTTCGAGAATGAATTAGTTAGAATCGAGGGTACAAGATTAACGTTAGAAACACAG GTAAATGCTATAGAATCCGCCAACTTGAATGCTGAGACGATGGTAGCTATGAAGAAAGGTGCGGATGCACTCAAAGGTATTCATAGTAATCT TACCGCTGAAGGTGTCGATGCTACAATGGATAAGATTAGAGATCAGATGGAACTAACCAACGAAATTTCAGATGCTATCTCAAACCCTGTAAATATGGGTATTGTACTTGATGAG GATGATCTtcaagaagaacttgaagCTTTGGAACAAGAGCAATTGGATGATAGACTTGCTGGAGCAGACAGAGTACCAAGTCATATCCCAACGTCGCCAGTTGGACAAACCGCTGGAC GTGTTCAATCTCAAGCTCAAacggaagatgaagatgatgaagaagctcaaTTACGTCAACtacaagctgaattagctatgTAA